The Cytobacillus sp. NJ13 sequence AGGAACGGATAATTGCACTTGAATGTTGCTGCCATTTAGTAATTCGCTCAATTCGTTTGATATGCTTACAGAGTTCATCTGATGAATACCTTCCTTTTTCCCGATTTTTTTATGAAAGTGATTACATCTCGAAATTAGTATAACACATTAAAATGATTAGTCTATACTATTACGAAACTTTTTTGTTCATGTTATAAAAATGTCATAATTGGACAAGTAATCCACTTTAATAACCTTATAACTTGTATATGTTAATATAGAAGAAAGTGTTAATTTTAACATGGGACTGATCTAAAATGAAGACAATTGCTCTCTATGATGGAACTTGTTCCTTATGCAAGGAAACAAAGAAGATATTTAAAAAACTCGATTGGCTGAATAAAGTGGAATGGATTTCTCTGCAGGAGTATGAAAAAATCCCGAACTCGCTCTCGTTTTCCAAGATTGATTTGCGCAGAGAGCTTCATATTATTACACCATCGGGTGGTGTGAAAAAGGGGTATTCTGCAGTAAGGAGACTGCTGTTCCTCTTTCCTGCATCCTTTTTAATTGGCCTCCTTTTATATCTCCCATTGACGCCAATGCTGGGCGATCCGATCTATAAATGGATTGCTAAAAACAGGCATAAATTTCTAAAGAAAAAATGTGACGACGGAAGCTGTTCGCTGTAAGCATGGAGCATAATCTTAAATGCTTAAAACTTAAAGTGAAAAATAATGAAAATCTGTTGACATGATTCGATAAAATACGGTATGATTCAACCTTGAACGGATACTCTCTTATCCCGAGCTGGTGGAGGGACAGGCCCTATGAAACCCAGCAACCTGCTAAAGGCAATAATCAGCAAAGGTGCTAACCTGACGCAAGGACGTAATTCCTTGAACGATAAGAGTGAAAGGCGCGAATCGATTTGCTTTCAACCTTTTCACTAATGAGAAGGTTTTTTATTTTGCAATGAAATGAACGGCTTTTGGAATGTACTATTTATGTGAGTTTTTAGCAGATTGCAGAGATGCATAATGAAAAATGGATGCCTGGCTTTCTGCCCAGCGCTGTCTATTTTTCTAATAAAAACTCCATGTTTATTTCATACTACTAAGGGAATGAGTTCCGTATCAAACAGAGATCCATGAAATGACAGGGAAAAGTTATTTCCGCTTCCCCCATTTCTTAATTCTCGCTCAATTTTCTATTTATAAGGAGGAAGCCAGATGTCAACAAAGCGTCGTTTGTTTACTTCTGAATCAGTTACTGAAGGTCATCCGGATAAAATCTGTGACCAAATTTCTGATGCAATCTTAGATGCAATTTTAGCTAAAGATGCGAATGCCCGTGTTGCTGCAGAGACTTCTGTAACAACTGGACTTGTATTAGTTGCAGGTGAAATCACAACATCTACATACGTAGATATTCCAAAAATCGTTCGTGAAACGGTAAAAGAAATCGGTTATACCCGTGCTAAATATGGTTTCGATTCCGAAACTTGTGCAGTATTAACTTCCATTGATGAGCAGTCAGCAGATATTGCAATGGGTGTTGACCAGGCCCTTGAAGCACGCGAAGGACAAATGAGCGATCAGGAAATCGAAGCAATTGGTGCAGGAGACCAGGGTTTAATGTTCGGTTTTGCCTGCAACGAAACGAAAGAGCTTATGCCTCTTCCGATTTCTTTAGCACATAAACTTTCCCGCCGCCTGACTGAAGTTCGTAAAGAAGAAATCCTTCCTTACCTTCGTCCAGACGGAAAAACTCAGGTAACGGTTGAGTATGATGAAAATGACAAGCCTGTCCGCATTGACACAATTGTTATTTCTACTCAGCATCACCCTGAGATCAGCCTGGAGCAAATCCAGCGCAACCTGAAGGAACATGTTATTAACCCGGTTGTTCCCAAAGAACTAATCGATGAGAATACTAAGTACTTCATCAACCCAACAGGACGTTTCGTTATTGGCGGACCTCAAGGGGATGCAGGCCTGACCGGACGCAAAATCATTGTTGATACTTACGGCGGTTATGCCCGTCATGGCGGAGGCGCTTTCTCCGGTAAGGATCCTACAAAGGTTGACCGCTCTGCTGCTTATGCTGCTCGTTATGTAGCAAAGAACCTTGTAGCAGCCGGCTTAGCTGAAAAAGTTGAAGTTCAGCTTGCTTATGCGATCGGTGTGGCACAGCCTGTATCGATTTCTGTTGATACATTCGGAACAGGCAAAGTGGGCGAAGATGTACTGGTTGATCTAGTAAGAAAGCATTTTGATCTTCGTCCTGCAGGAATTATTAATATGCTTGGCCTTCGCCGCCCAATTTACAAGCAGACAGCTGCTTACGGACATTTCGGACGTACAGATGTTGATCTTCCTTGGGAGCGTACAGATAAGGCAGAAATTCTTCGTTCTGAAGCTGAATAGAAAAGCGGAAGCGCCTTGCTCGCTAAAGGATCGCAGACTAAGAACGCCACGTCCTGTGGCAACATCTGCATGACCCCCATCCTGGGGGCCTCCTCGAGGGGGGAGGCGCTCCTCCTAAAAGCTGTCGAAGCGTTCCTTGTGGAGCTAGACAATAATATAAAAAGCGGGAGTTGCATTCATAATGTAACTCCCGCTTTCTTTTTTGCGTCTTTATACATATAGGGCGTTAATTCACTTTTCGTTCTTTCTGCTCTTTAGTCGTTTATTTTTATATGTTATCGTATAAACTTCGGATAATGGCTTAATTTTCCGCGAAGATTTTTTTTATAATCCACGTGCTAATTATAAATGATTAGTGGTAGTATTATAGGGTATGTTTTCTAAGACAAAGGAGCCGTTAAGGCTATATCTAAATATTGAGAATAGAATGGAGTAGGTGACGTACATAATGTGTGGTTTTATTGGTTGTGTACATGAAAAAGCACAAAATTACCGTGACGCAGATAAAGAACAATTTCAAAATATGAATGATATCATTACCCATCGGGGTCCGGATGATTCAGGATACTATTTTGATGATCATATTCAATTCGGCTTCCGCCGTTTGAGCATCATCGATATTGAAAGCGGGCACCAGCCGCTGACTTACGAAAATAAACGTTATTGGATTATTTTTAACGGAGAAATCTACAACTATGTGGAACTTCGTGAAGAACTTCTCAAAGCTGGCTTAAGCTTTGAAACAAGCTCAGATACTGAAGTTATAATCGCCCTTTACAGCCATCTGAAAGAAAAGGCTGTTGAAAAATTGCGAGGAATGTTTGCGTTTGTCATTTGGGATAAACAGGAGCAGTCTTTATATGGAGCCAGAGATCCATTCGGGATAAAGCCTTTCTTTTATTATAATAAAGGAGACCGCACGTTCTTCGGCTCAGAGAAGAAAAGTATTCTTTTAGCGCTTCAGAATGATGTATTAAACTATGACTCTCTCCAGCATTATCTGACATATCAATTTGTGCCGGAGCCAGACACAATGTCAGAGGGAATCCATAAGCTTGAGCCAGGTCACTATTTCACGAAAAAAATTGGCGCTCCTATGGATATTAAGCGCTATTGGAAAGCTGCTTTCCATCCAGTGCAAAAATCAGAAGCTGATTTTACAAAGGAAATTCGAGATGTTTTGTTCGATTCAGTCAAAATGCATATGCGTGCCGATGTTCCGGTTGGTTCATTCCTTTCAGGCGGAATTGATTCTTCCATCATTGCTTCCATTGCGAAAGAGTTTCATCCTGCCATTAAAACTTTCTCTGTCGGCTTTGAACGCAACGGCTTCAGCGAGGTGGATGTAGCGAAAGAAACAGCAGAAAAGCTTGGTGTGGAAAACATCAGCTACATCATTACTCCTGAGGAATACATGAATGAGATTCCGAGAATCATGTGGCATATGGACGATCCGCTTGCTGACCCAGCTTGTGTGCCCCTTTATTTTGTGGCAAGAGAAGCACGCAAGCATGTAACGGTTGTACTTTCAGGTGAGGGAGCCGATGAGCTATTTGGCGGCTATAATATTTACCGTGAACCACAATCCCTGGAAGTCTTCAATAAAATTCCTGCTATCGGCAAAAAGCTTCTTCGCATGATTGCAAATATGATGCCAGAGGGAATGAAAGGGAAAAGCTTTATCGAACGCGGTGTAACGCCAATGGAACAGCGCTACATTGGAAACGCAAAAATGTTTACAGAGCAAGAGAAGCGCAGCCTGCTTCATGTATATAAAGACAGCTTAAATTATACGGATATCACTAAACCGCTATATGAAGAAAGCCGCGGATATGATCCGGTTGACCGCATGCAGTATATCGACATTCATACTTGGATGCGCGGAGACATTCTATTGAAAGCGGACAAAATGACGATGGCTCATTCTCTCGAGCTTCGTGTTCCGTTCCTTGATAAAGAAGTGTTTGAAGTGGCTTCCAAAATTCCGACCAGCCTGAAAACGGCAAATGGCACTACGAAGTATATTCTTCGCAAAGCTGCTGAAGGAGTCGTTCCAGATCATGTGCTGAACCGTAAGAAGCTTGGATTCCCTGTGCCAATCCGCCACTGGCTGAAAGACGAGATGAATGAGTGGGCTAAAAATATTATCCGTGAAAGCAATGTGGATCACTTAATCAATAAAGATTATGTGTTAGGGCTTCTTGAAGACCATTGCCAGGATAAAGCAGATAACAGCCGCAAAATCTGGACAGTTCTTATGTTCATGGTTTGGCATCAGGTATATGTGGAGAAAAAGTATTCTTTTGAGAAAGAGTATTTGTTAACTAAAGACTTGCAGCCGCTTAAAGGCTAAATTAAAAACGTCCATCAGGTGAAAACCTGGTGGACGTTCTTATTTTGGGAGATAGGTAATAGCCTGTTTGCCCATCTGCACCCATGCTTTTTCAAAATCGTTTATGGGTGCTTTTTTATTTTTCTCGCCTGTGAGCGGGTCATTGAAATACATGTATTCCTGATCATAGCCTGTGAGCAGGACTGAATGCTCTTTATAGGTAATCTGGATTTTTCCGCTTGGCGTATGCCAGGTCTGGAAAAAGTCATCAGAAAGCTGTTTATAGGCTGTGTTGATAATAACCCAGACAGGCCTGCTGTCTGACAAATGGATTTTTAATTCTTCAAAATCGGATCCGGTAAGGTCTTCAATGGAGCCAGGCATGTACTTTTCCGCAAGCTCTTTTACGGGTTTATGATAAACGCCGAGACCTGGATTATCAAAGGAATACATATCGCCTATGAACCCGTCATTCGGGTGCCCGAAATAGATTTTTCCGTTTTCAATGCGGTAAGGCTCAGGATTTTTCTTTATTTCTTTAGCGAGCGTCATTTTATCAGCCTGGATCCCTGCATGCTGAAGGAGCATGGCTAAGCTCGTCACTTCACATCCCCTGGGGAGCTCAGGAAACTGATTGACTGCGGGAGCATCTATAATTGTTTCTTCCTTGATCTTAATTACGGCAGTGTTGTGTCCAAGGAAAGAGCTGGCTTTCTCAGCAGGTTCAGACAGCCATGATTTAATTTGGTTTACGGCTGAAGCTGGCTGGCTACCTGAAAGGTTGTCATAAACAAATGCACCAGAAATCAGAATGAAGACAATTAAAAACATTGGTGCCGTTTTTAACATTGTTTTTCTGAATATCACTATTAAAAGTAAGAAAAGAACAATAGCCGCAATATAAATTTTCAATTTCTTCACCCGCCCATTGGTATTGCCTTATGTTTATTATCGGCTATTTTCCCATTCTATTAATAAAAGGGTGCAGGAGAGTTATTCAGGCTTTTTCTGCAAAGACTTATAATACTCCCCTTTTTCGGCGTATTCCCTGCTGATCCGTTCCATATCTTTGATATCATCTGGTGTCAGCTCGCGGATCACTTTTGCAGGCCTGCCGAATGCAAGAGTATTGGGAGGAATTTTCTTTCCTTGTGGAACAAGGCTCCCTGCGCCAATGAATGCTCCCTCTCCGATTTCAGCCTGATCTAATACAATCGAGCCCATCCCTATTAAAGCCTTTTTGCGGATAATGCAGCTATGAAGGATTACCTGATGGCCAACTGTCACTTCATCTTCCAATATCAGCGGGTTATTCGGGCTCTGATGCAGGACGGAATTGTCCTGAATATTGACTTTTTTGCCGATGATTGTTGGAGCTACATCTCCGCGTATAACGGAGTTGAACCAAACACTGGAATTCTCGCCAATTTCAACATCACCGGTAATGGTAGTAAAATCTGCAATAAATGCGGATTCTGCAATTTTAGGTTCTTTATCTTTATATGGATAGATCATGTGAAACACTCCTATATGCAGTTTGATTATTTTGATTTTATCATAAGAGGCATGATAAACGTTATTCTGGCAAAAAGAATTCCATTTTTACAAAGGTTGATTCATGAACAATTTTAGCATCTAGGCTATAATATATTTACATAAGACAGTACGTAAAAAGGCTGGGAGGATTGACTATGTGGAAATGGGAAACTGAAGGAGATGCAAAGGGCGTTATTGTCATGGTGCATGGGGCAATGGAGCATCACCGCCGCTATGGCTGGCTGATTGAAATGTGGCGCTTGGCTGGTTTCCATGTCATTATGGGAGATCTTCCTGGCCAGGGGATGACTTCAAGATCCAGAAGAGGCCATATTGATTCCTTTGATGAATATATACTTGAAGTTCAGGATTGGGTACAGGCTGCTTATGAATTTGAATTGCCTGTCTTTCTTTTAGGACACAGCATGGGCGGACTGATTGCCATTCGCCTGCTGCAGGAGGAAAGAATGAATCTCGCTGGAGTGATTTTGTCATCTCCATGTTTAGGTTTGGTTCAACAGCCTTCTAAATTTCTGAACTTTTTATCGCTTGGACTCAATTCTGTGATGCCAGGCCTGAAAATGGATGCCGGATTATCCGTGGACATGGCGACGAGGAATCAGGATGTCCTTGATGCTGATTTAAATGATTCACTGTATGTGACAAAAGTGTCGGTCAGATGGTACAGGGAACTTGTTTTTGCTATAAAGCTTGCCTTTGAGAATCTTGATAAAATCCAGGATTTGCCCCTCCTCGTATTGCAGGGCGGCGATGATAAGATCGTGAATAAAACAACTGTCAGAGAGTGGTTTAATCTTGCGCCATTCTCAGAGAAAAGGTTCAAAGAATGGCCTAAATGCTACCACGAAGTCTTTAATGAACCTGAACGTGAAGAAGTTTTTGAATACGCGAAGGATTTCGTGAACAGCCAATTAAAAGCGCTTGGTTATGTGGTTTAAGAACGGGGTTTTAATTATGGAGGGTGCAGGCTTAACATAAGAAACTGCTTACCTATCCCCTAAGCAAAAGGAGGTTTATCATGTCATGAGTGTACCTTCCATGCCAATTAGCTTAATGTCACATGTCTACAGGAAGGTTCTGCCAGCTGTCCATAAGGAACTTGCATACTGGAGAAGCAGGGCGGAAGCAATTCCTGATCAGGAGTTAAGAAAGCAGGCTCTTGCCAGCATTGAGCATAAAACCTTCCACTGTGAAGGCGGAGCTATTATGTCATTAATGGCCAAGGAAAAATATGAACAAGCGATTAAGTTTATCGTCGCATATCAGACAATCAGTGATTATTTGGACAATCTCTGCGACCGGAGCACCTCGCTTGATCCGCGGGACTTTGCGGCACTTCACGAGTCAATGGAGGATGCCCTCGATACGGATGCATCAGAAAAAAAATATTATCGGCTGAGAAATGAACAGGATGATGGAAACTATCTTGCAGATTTAGCTGCAGCATGCAGGGAAGTGCTGTCCAGTCTGGAGCATTACACACATATAAAAAGCCATCTGCTTGAATTATGCCGTTACTATTGTGATCTGCAAATACATAAGCATGTTGTGGTGGAAGAACGAGTTCCCCGTCTGCAGAACTGGTTTGACCAATATCGGTCTGATATACCTGAGATGGAATGGTATGAATTCTCTGCTTGCTCGGGTTCGACTTTGGGGATTTTTTGCCTTGTTTCCTACGCACTGAGAGATGATTTTGAAG is a genomic window containing:
- a CDS encoding alpha/beta hydrolase gives rise to the protein MWKWETEGDAKGVIVMVHGAMEHHRRYGWLIEMWRLAGFHVIMGDLPGQGMTSRSRRGHIDSFDEYILEVQDWVQAAYEFELPVFLLGHSMGGLIAIRLLQEERMNLAGVILSSPCLGLVQQPSKFLNFLSLGLNSVMPGLKMDAGLSVDMATRNQDVLDADLNDSLYVTKVSVRWYRELVFAIKLAFENLDKIQDLPLLVLQGGDDKIVNKTTVREWFNLAPFSEKRFKEWPKCYHEVFNEPEREEVFEYAKDFVNSQLKALGYVV
- the asnB gene encoding asparagine synthase (glutamine-hydrolyzing) is translated as MCGFIGCVHEKAQNYRDADKEQFQNMNDIITHRGPDDSGYYFDDHIQFGFRRLSIIDIESGHQPLTYENKRYWIIFNGEIYNYVELREELLKAGLSFETSSDTEVIIALYSHLKEKAVEKLRGMFAFVIWDKQEQSLYGARDPFGIKPFFYYNKGDRTFFGSEKKSILLALQNDVLNYDSLQHYLTYQFVPEPDTMSEGIHKLEPGHYFTKKIGAPMDIKRYWKAAFHPVQKSEADFTKEIRDVLFDSVKMHMRADVPVGSFLSGGIDSSIIASIAKEFHPAIKTFSVGFERNGFSEVDVAKETAEKLGVENISYIITPEEYMNEIPRIMWHMDDPLADPACVPLYFVAREARKHVTVVLSGEGADELFGGYNIYREPQSLEVFNKIPAIGKKLLRMIANMMPEGMKGKSFIERGVTPMEQRYIGNAKMFTEQEKRSLLHVYKDSLNYTDITKPLYEESRGYDPVDRMQYIDIHTWMRGDILLKADKMTMAHSLELRVPFLDKEVFEVASKIPTSLKTANGTTKYILRKAAEGVVPDHVLNRKKLGFPVPIRHWLKDEMNEWAKNIIRESNVDHLINKDYVLGLLEDHCQDKADNSRKIWTVLMFMVWHQVYVEKKYSFEKEYLLTKDLQPLKG
- a CDS encoding gamma carbonic anhydrase family protein translates to MIYPYKDKEPKIAESAFIADFTTITGDVEIGENSSVWFNSVIRGDVAPTIIGKKVNIQDNSVLHQSPNNPLILEDEVTVGHQVILHSCIIRKKALIGMGSIVLDQAEIGEGAFIGAGSLVPQGKKIPPNTLAFGRPAKVIRELTPDDIKDMERISREYAEKGEYYKSLQKKPE
- the metK gene encoding methionine adenosyltransferase; protein product: MSTKRRLFTSESVTEGHPDKICDQISDAILDAILAKDANARVAAETSVTTGLVLVAGEITTSTYVDIPKIVRETVKEIGYTRAKYGFDSETCAVLTSIDEQSADIAMGVDQALEAREGQMSDQEIEAIGAGDQGLMFGFACNETKELMPLPISLAHKLSRRLTEVRKEEILPYLRPDGKTQVTVEYDENDKPVRIDTIVISTQHHPEISLEQIQRNLKEHVINPVVPKELIDENTKYFINPTGRFVIGGPQGDAGLTGRKIIVDTYGGYARHGGGAFSGKDPTKVDRSAAYAARYVAKNLVAAGLAEKVEVQLAYAIGVAQPVSISVDTFGTGKVGEDVLVDLVRKHFDLRPAGIINMLGLRRPIYKQTAAYGHFGRTDVDLPWERTDKAEILRSEAE
- a CDS encoding C39 family peptidase — encoded protein: MKIYIAAIVLFLLLIVIFRKTMLKTAPMFLIVFILISGAFVYDNLSGSQPASAVNQIKSWLSEPAEKASSFLGHNTAVIKIKEETIIDAPAVNQFPELPRGCEVTSLAMLLQHAGIQADKMTLAKEIKKNPEPYRIENGKIYFGHPNDGFIGDMYSFDNPGLGVYHKPVKELAEKYMPGSIEDLTGSDFEELKIHLSDSRPVWVIINTAYKQLSDDFFQTWHTPSGKIQITYKEHSVLLTGYDQEYMYFNDPLTGEKNKKAPINDFEKAWVQMGKQAITYLPK
- a CDS encoding DUF393 domain-containing protein, producing the protein MKTIALYDGTCSLCKETKKIFKKLDWLNKVEWISLQEYEKIPNSLSFSKIDLRRELHIITPSGGVKKGYSAVRRLLFLFPASFLIGLLLYLPLTPMLGDPIYKWIAKNRHKFLKKKCDDGSCSL
- a CDS encoding tetraprenyl-beta-curcumene synthase family protein; amino-acid sequence: MSVPSMPISLMSHVYRKVLPAVHKELAYWRSRAEAIPDQELRKQALASIEHKTFHCEGGAIMSLMAKEKYEQAIKFIVAYQTISDYLDNLCDRSTSLDPRDFAALHESMEDALDTDASEKKYYRLRNEQDDGNYLADLAAACREVLSSLEHYTHIKSHLLELCRYYCDLQIHKHVVVEERVPRLQNWFDQYRSDIPEMEWYEFSACSGSTLGIFCLVSYALRDDFEAEHAVNIRNGYFPYIQGLHILLDYLIDQEEDKAGGDLNFCFYYENEEKLFSRLKHFVAEADKHTEKLPHKHFHKLINRGLLGVYLSDEKVRKQRNVRRLAKSMIRTGGMVSYFFYVNGRAYRTLQKMMPAGFSGAIEK